Proteins found in one Carcharodon carcharias isolate sCarCar2 chromosome 8, sCarCar2.pri, whole genome shotgun sequence genomic segment:
- the LOC121281465 gene encoding transcription factor SOX-30-like has protein sequence MLASVEQGVEDESESKFVSGLNSRKDFGDQNIAGQHVTEKIKLEDDVHYKPSSSNRGAQQTKDLLFLKDLNGTDRSQHSDLKLPITLHPLPPGIKLQLQGSSSTCDVVKFAKLSGPLASNNLGDIRLQTQVDPSLKINTINVPLTVPPTEAEINDMPPSKDRSGHIKRPMNAFMVWARIHRPSLAKANPNANNAEISVQLGLEWNKLTEEQKKPYYDEAQKIKEKHREEFPGWVYQPRPGKKKRFALGVPSNVFPGSGQNIVSTTPATIYPYRPATYSVVIPNLQTNVNRPSVIGQSQSLRMPVAQGPRPNSIILYPQTNPVQVGLPTQNISSHPTVPATCPPGHSRSEVHHEVPGPSAVSNCSEQRIPTMPVDVSKRSSTNETNNTHNRGTIPEVPAQKEIPTVSNCPRNPPPMPSATLPHPHAYQHPPMGHAANLFGAAARFPFHHPYFLPGPPYFPSSTCPYSRPPYGYGDFANSMSECLGYYEDRYQKHEAMFSALNRDYPFREYPDDCQRNTDSRSNSSIEEGLHSNNLGGEEYLNSVPQLDVGALENVFTTPMSAPSQPQRVEMVHSDDEQEGKVLKSL, from the exons ATGCTTGCAAGTGTTGAGCAGGGTGTGGAGGATGAG AGTGAAAGTAAGTTTGTTTCAGGGTTAAACTCAAGAAAGGACTTTGGTGATCAAAATATtgctggccaacatgtgactgaAAAGATAAAATTAGAAGATGATGTGCATTATAAACCTTCTAGTTCCAACAGAGGAGCTCAACAGACTAAAGATTTATTGTTCCTGAAGGATCTAAATGGGACCGATAGGTCACAACATAGTGATTTGAAACTTCCTATAACTTTACACCCACTTCCACCTGGAATCAAACTTCAACTTCAAGGATCATCTTCCACATGTGACGTGGTCAAATTTGCCAAATTATCTGGACCACTAGCGTCAAACAATCTGGGTGACATCAGGTTACAAACACAAGTGGATCCATCCTTGAAGATCAATACTATAAATGTTCCCCTTACTGTCCCTCCTACAGAAGCAG AAATCAATGATATGCCACCCTCCAAAGACAGAAGTGGCCATATAAAACGGCCAATGAATGCATTTATGGTTTGGGCACGGATTCACAGACCATCATTAGCCAAGGCAAACCCCAATGCTAATAATGCTGAAATCAGTGTCCAACTCGGCCTGGAGTGGAACAAGCTGACTGAAGAACAGAAGAAACCCTACTATGATGAAGCACAGAAGATAAAAGAGAAACACAGGGAAGAATTTCCTG GATGGGTGTACCAGCCACGACCAGGGAAAAAAAAACGATTTGCACTGGGTGTTCCTTCAAATGTCTTTCCTGGAAGTGGTCAAAATATTGTTTCGACAACTCCAGCAACCATTTACCCCTATCGGCCTGCAACCTACTCGGTAGTTATTCCGAATTTACAGACCAATGTCAACCGTCCATCAGTTATTG GTCAAAGCCAGTCTCTGCGCATGCCAGTTGCTCAAGGTCCTCGTCCAAATTCAATTATACTTTATCCACAAACAAATCCTGTCCAGGTTGGCCTGCCTACGCAAAACATATCCAGTCACCCCACTGTGCCAGCCACTTGTCCTCCAGGACACAGTAGGAGTGAGGTCCATCACGAGGTTCCTGGTCCAAGTGCAGTGTCAAATTGTTCAGAGCAAAGGATACCTACGATGCCAGTGGATGTTAGCAAAAGAAGTTCTACCAATGAAACTAATAACACCCACAACAGAGGTACCATACCTGAAGTACCGGCACAAAAGGAGATACCCACTGTTTCCAACTGCCCGAGAAATCCACCACCAATGCCTTCAGCAACTCTTCCACATCCACATGCTTACCAGCATCCACCCATGGGGCATGCTGCTAATTTGTTTGGAGCTGCTGCCCGATTTCCATTTCACCATCCTTATTTCTTGCCTGGACCACCCTACTTCCCTTCAAG TACTTGTCCTTACAGTAGACCACCCTATGGTTATGGCGATTTTGCAAACAGCATGTCTGAATGCCTAGGCTACTACGAGGACCGATACCAGAAGCATGAGGCTATGTTCTCTGCACTGAATAGAGATTACCCTTTTAGGGAATACCCAGATGACTGTCAACGCAACACGGACTCCAGGAGCAATAGCAGCATTGAGGAAGGACTCCACTCTAACAACCTGGGAGGAGAAGAGTACCTGAACTCCGTGCCACAGTTAGACGTTGGAGCACTGGAAAATGTCTTCACAACCCCAATGTCTGCTCCATCACAGCCACAAAGAGTGGAGATGGTCCACAGTGATGATGAACAAGAAGGCAAAGTATTAAAAAGCTTGTAG